From a region of the Oscillospiraceae bacterium genome:
- a CDS encoding AAC(3) family N-acetyltransferase translates to MDTALTIADIEQDLRNLGIKRGDMLEVHSSLRSLGHVESGAKTVIAALMNVVTQEGALVLPSFKISGGLPLTAEDRAMGMAQKIRILDDEEKNGMGIIPETFRKMPGVLTGTGFKRVSAWGKDADIHAQGYQHLIDNGGRALMIGVDITSMSTMHYVEHCIPEDIKQKMAPTPEARAKYPEDEWIVKSWNMGLVQPSPWLVIQERAYARDYVTDGVIGAAECKLFNVKETITLYQEALLNEPYQLLKLEKPL, encoded by the coding sequence ATGGATACAGCACTCACCATCGCCGATATTGAGCAAGACTTGCGCAATTTGGGCATCAAGCGCGGCGATATGCTGGAGGTACATTCGTCACTGCGCAGTTTGGGACATGTTGAGAGCGGCGCAAAGACCGTTATCGCTGCGTTGATGAACGTTGTCACCCAAGAGGGCGCGCTGGTACTGCCGTCCTTTAAGATTTCGGGCGGGCTGCCGCTAACGGCCGAAGATCGTGCCATGGGTATGGCGCAGAAAATTAGAATCTTAGACGATGAGGAAAAAAACGGCATGGGCATTATCCCCGAGACTTTCCGCAAAATGCCGGGCGTACTGACTGGCACGGGTTTTAAGCGCGTTTCGGCGTGGGGTAAGGACGCCGATATTCACGCCCAGGGTTATCAGCACCTTATCGACAACGGCGGGCGGGCACTCATGATCGGTGTTGATATTACCAGTATGTCAACGATGCACTATGTCGAACATTGCATCCCCGAAGACATCAAACAAAAAATGGCACCGACACCCGAGGCACGGGCAAAATATCCCGAAGATGAGTGGATTGTTAAATCATGGAATATGGGACTTGTGCAACCTTCGCCGTGGCTTGTTATTCAAGAACGTGCCTACGCACGCGATTACGTCACCGACGGCGTGATTGGTGCGGCAGAATGCAAACTCTTCAACGTCAAAGAGACAATCACATTATATCAAGAGGCATTGCTCAACGAGCCATATCAATTGTTAAAATTGGAGAAGCCACTATGA
- a CDS encoding U32 family peptidase has product MIKPELLAPSGNFKTLEAAVTAGADAVYLGASKFSARAFAGNFDTHELGLAVKYASNHNVKTYLAINTLLTDRELKEALEIADFAYNSGVSAFIAQDLGLATLIRQNFPKSHLHASTQMTAKTLKDVETLGRLGFKRVVLARELSRSQIQEIRLHTSVELEVFVHGALCSAYSGQCQISSFIGGRSANRGTCAQPCRLPYTSTEKNGVLLSLKDLCLIDYVGELVDMGISALKIEGRMKGPDYVGTVTKAYRATLDGALISEKQKQKMLSIFNRGGYTDGYYIGDTSAMYMDALRNPYARGGETL; this is encoded by the coding sequence ATGATAAAACCAGAATTACTAGCTCCAAGCGGCAATTTCAAAACGCTTGAAGCGGCAGTTACTGCCGGTGCAGACGCTGTCTATTTGGGCGCAAGTAAATTTTCGGCACGTGCCTTTGCGGGGAATTTTGACACTCATGAACTTGGACTGGCAGTGAAGTATGCAAGCAACCATAATGTGAAAACATATCTTGCCATCAACACGTTATTGACCGACCGTGAACTGAAAGAAGCTCTTGAAATTGCAGACTTCGCCTATAATTCAGGCGTATCGGCGTTTATTGCGCAAGATTTGGGCTTGGCCACTTTGATTCGACAGAATTTCCCTAAAAGTCATCTGCACGCTAGCACACAGATGACAGCAAAGACGCTAAAAGATGTCGAAACGCTGGGGCGTTTAGGCTTTAAGCGTGTCGTCTTGGCACGAGAGTTATCGCGGAGTCAGATACAAGAAATACGCTTGCATACAAGCGTAGAGTTGGAAGTTTTCGTGCACGGCGCACTGTGTTCTGCCTATTCCGGGCAATGCCAAATAAGCAGCTTTATTGGCGGTCGAAGCGCCAATCGCGGCACATGCGCTCAGCCCTGTCGTTTGCCATATACATCAACCGAGAAAAACGGTGTTCTGCTCAGCTTAAAGGATTTGTGCTTGATTGATTACGTTGGTGAGCTTGTTGACATGGGCATTTCCGCGTTGAAAATCGAAGGGCGCATGAAAGGGCCGGACTATGTTGGCACAGTTACAAAAGCCTATCGTGCGACATTGGACGGCGCCCTTATATCCGAAAAACAAAAACAGAAAATGCTGAGCATATTTAATCGCGGCGGCTATACCGATGGATACTATATAGGAGATACATCTGCAATGTATATGGATGCCCTTAGAAATCCATATGCGAGGGGAGGTGAAACGCTCTGA
- a CDS encoding SagB/ThcOx family dehydrogenase has translation MNDIMQNREFMKCPSFLDGMRESDQQKGIPHPAYSKPAVGALTTLPAFGAIDMSYDKLLDIRRSERKYDETKPMSREELAFILWSAGGIQEVKGHATLRPTPSGGARHPFELYIAVQNVESLAAGLYRYIPAENIGKKTVSLEYLGVIEGYKNRLTDAVFGQRWAASAAACLFVSCLPYKAEWRYCEMAHRVILIDLGHLGQNVMLSAAALGLGSCCMAAYDQKLCDEFLGLDGVDEYTVYVISLGETK, from the coding sequence ATGAATGACATTATGCAAAACAGAGAGTTTATGAAATGCCCGTCTTTCTTAGACGGGATGCGGGAGAGTGACCAGCAAAAGGGCATTCCGCACCCTGCCTATTCAAAACCGGCAGTGGGAGCGCTTACTACACTGCCCGCATTTGGGGCAATCGACATGTCGTATGACAAGCTGCTTGACATTCGCCGCAGTGAGCGCAAATATGACGAAACCAAACCAATGAGCCGTGAAGAATTGGCGTTTATCTTGTGGAGTGCAGGCGGCATTCAAGAAGTGAAGGGTCACGCTACCTTACGCCCCACACCGAGCGGCGGCGCACGACACCCGTTTGAGCTATACATCGCGGTGCAAAATGTTGAAAGCTTAGCTGCGGGACTATACCGCTATATCCCTGCCGAAAATATCGGCAAAAAAACGGTGTCGTTGGAGTACCTCGGCGTGATTGAAGGTTACAAGAATCGCTTGACCGATGCCGTTTTCGGGCAGCGCTGGGCAGCAAGCGCAGCGGCATGTTTGTTCGTATCCTGCCTTCCGTATAAGGCGGAATGGCGGTATTGCGAGATGGCGCACAGGGTTATACTGATTGACTTGGGGCATTTGGGGCAGAATGTCATGCTATCGGCGGCGGCATTGGGATTGGGCAGCTGCTGCATGGCGGCGTATGACCAAAAGCTGTGTGATGAATTTCTCGGCCTTGACGGCGTTGACGAATATACGGTCTATGTGATTTCATTAGGTGAAACAAAATAA
- a CDS encoding U32 family peptidase: protein MQQYVASYGEIEPGCVTDFYVHCFNSTALSVLKDLGVHRATLHPELNLAQMRDIQKPIDTEAVIYGKVPLMKLGNPQISGTISDRKNVNFFVKGGVLYNSVPIFVADKLKEIEKSGITHGRLIFTTESAEEVHAIIKAYMYRKTLNIEFTRGKFYTKV from the coding sequence ATGCAACAGTATGTTGCTTCATATGGCGAGATTGAACCGGGTTGCGTGACGGATTTTTATGTGCATTGTTTTAATTCCACAGCTTTGAGCGTATTAAAAGACCTGGGTGTTCATCGCGCTACGCTCCATCCCGAACTCAATTTGGCACAAATGAGAGATATTCAAAAACCAATCGACACCGAGGCAGTCATCTATGGAAAAGTTCCACTTATGAAATTGGGAAACCCGCAAATCAGCGGCACAATCTCCGATAGAAAAAATGTAAACTTCTTTGTGAAGGGCGGTGTATTATACAACTCAGTGCCAATTTTTGTAGCCGACAAACTCAAAGAAATAGAGAAATCAGGCATCACGCATGGTCGGCTCATTTTTACAACAGAGTCCGCCGAAGAAGTCCATGCCATTATTAAAGCATATATGTACCGAAAAACACTAAACATTGAATTTACTCGCGGGAAATTTTACACAAAGGTTTGA